Sequence from the Clostridium saccharobutylicum DSM 13864 genome:
TTCTTAAGCACATCAGGATTTTGTATTCCTTTTTCAAAATGTGACATACTAGCATTTATTTCTTCATCTAGACTTTTGAATTTATTTATGCTGTCCTGTCTTTTACCTGAATCTTTTACTATCATTAAATCTCTTAATAGTGATCTTTCTCTTTGATAACTATTTGCTATACTTGTCAAATCTGGCATTGTAGCAGTCTGATACTGATATAAATTAGTATCCAAATTGTTAATTTTTTCAACATTAATAATACCTACTACCCCTACAACCCCTGCAATAAATGCTACAGTAATGAAAGCCATTATTAACTTTTGTGCAATTTTCAAATTATAAAACCATTTCATTATTATTTCTCCTTAATACTTATTACTAAGAATTAGTTTTGCATTGCTCCACTTAAATCTTCAAGTTCATCTTGAGATAAAAGTTTTTCACAATCAAGTAGCAGCTTTACACTTTCTCCAACTTTACCTATACTTTGTATATATTTATTATTAGTCCCATTATTCATTTTCGGTGGCTCTACAATATCCTCATCTGGAATTGTAAGTACTTCTGCCACATTATCTACTATAAGACCTATAGAAATATCATTAATATCTACAACAATTACACAAGTTCTATCATTATATTCGCGTGAATCTTTTCTAAAACGTAGTCTTACATCCATAACAGGAATTATTTTACCTCTAAGATTTATAATTCCTTTAACGTAATCTGGAAGCTGTGGAATTTCTGTTATAGTCTGAATTCCTATTATTTCCGTTACATACTTAATTTCTATCCCGTAGGTTTCCCTGCCAAGTGAGAATGTTAAATACCTACCTTTTTGAGTATCTTCTATTGACTCCAAATTATCTTCATTTAAATTTGCCATGTCTTCATTCCCTCCTTATTTAATAATTAATCAATCCTGCGGCATCAAGTATTAAACTGATACTTCCATCCCCTAATAATGTGCAGCCTGATAATCCATTTATCTTATTAAATTTTTTAATATACTGTGGTAATGCTTTTACAACTACTTGATACTGGCCAATTAATTCATCAGCAAATATACAAATGCTTTTATCTTCGCTGCTAATCATAACAATAATCCCATCTGAAATATTCACTACGTTAGTTTTTACTTTATACAATTTATGTAATCTCAAAATTGAATAACATTTACCTCTAATCATAATACTCTCATTACCATCAGGATCAATTATTATATCATTTTCCTTTGCTCTAAAGGATTCTTTAATACTTTTAACTGGTATTGTATAATTTGATTTACCTACTTTTATTGTCATTCCATCCATAGTAGCAAGAGTTAATGGTATTTTTAATGTTATAGTAGTTCCTACATCTTGCTTACTGTCGATTGAAACAGTTCCGCCAACCAAATTTATATTTTTTGTTACTACATCCATGCCAACACCACGTCCAGAGAATTCTGTTACTTTCTCTTTAGTTGAAAAACCTGGGAGAAAAATATATGAGAAAACTTCTTTATCTGCAATCTCATTTTCAGGTCTATTTATAAGTCCATTTTCCCTTGCTCTAGCAAGAACCTTTTCTCTATTTAACCCTTTACCATCATCACTTATAATTATAAGTACATCTCCGCCTTCATTTCTTGCTTCCAAAGTAATTGTACCTATTTCTAACTTGCCTTTTGCACTTCTCTCATCTGAGGATTCTAAACCATGGTCAATCGAATTTCTCACAATATGCATAAGTGGATCCGATATATGTTCTATGATATTTTTATCAACTTCCGTATCTTCTCCTATGATTTTTAACTTTACTTCTTTTGATAGCTTTTTTGACATATCACGAACAATCCTATTCATTTTTTGAAATGTTGCAGCTAGAGGAACCATCCTTATTGACATCACAATATCTTGAAGCTCGCCTGTAATTTTTTCTAATTGCCTTGCTGCCTTCTG
This genomic interval carries:
- a CDS encoding chemotaxis protein CheW, which gives rise to MANLNEDNLESIEDTQKGRYLTFSLGRETYGIEIKYVTEIIGIQTITEIPQLPDYVKGIINLRGKIIPVMDVRLRFRKDSREYNDRTCVIVVDINDISIGLIVDNVAEVLTIPDEDIVEPPKMNNGTNNKYIQSIGKVGESVKLLLDCEKLLSQDELEDLSGAMQN
- a CDS encoding chemotaxis protein CheA — encoded protein: MSDNFIQEPMLDMYIFETTQLVEQIEQVIIDSEKVGSLTEEAINEVFRIMHTIKGSSGMMMFNTITTVAHSIEDLFYFLRENKSANVDCSRLSDIVLEGIDFIKTEVDKIIEKENPDGDTATLISDIKEFLSYLKENNVAIDEERINEKSGEPQEYINSAACDNLRKNVFKATIYFEDGCEMEDIRAFSIINDLNGLAEEIYHIPEEVFGNEKSIEIIRNEGFKISFNTDKGYEEIHKFFTQIVLLKEFKLIQEEDNEDLNKFGRKEQDCIEENPAEIPCSPKIIEVQNGKSENTNKGKQSNSSHQNIISVNVSKLDQLMDMIGELVISEAMVTQNPDLKGLSLDNFQKAARQLEKITGELQDIVMSIRMVPLAATFQKMNRIVRDMSKKLSKEVKLKIIGEDTEVDKNIIEHISDPLMHIVRNSIDHGLESSDERSAKGKLEIGTITLEARNEGGDVLIIISDDGKGLNREKVLARARENGLINRPENEIADKEVFSYIFLPGFSTKEKVTEFSGRGVGMDVVTKNINLVGGTVSIDSKQDVGTTITLKIPLTLATMDGMTIKVGKSNYTIPVKSIKESFRAKENDIIIDPDGNESIMIRGKCYSILRLHKLYKVKTNVVNISDGIIVMISSEDKSICIFADELIGQYQVVVKALPQYIKKFNKINGLSGCTLLGDGSISLILDAAGLINY